From the Pseudoroseomonas cervicalis genome, one window contains:
- a CDS encoding MmgE/PrpD family protein: MSPPLAARLAEELLQAAPPPAVAPEVTLCLLDFIACALEARDTAPSRAARALAATEPGEASIIGLSARASPGAAAFANAAAGHGLVREDMHAGAVSHLGVVVLPVLLALAQRHPVEGQAFIAAAATGYEVGAALGRALVNPRFSRQWRPTGWTGPLAAVAAGARLLGLTAAQTASALCLAANTVGGLNEWPRDGGDEMFFHPGFAARNALAVLAMAEAGAEGSATALDGPAGLFAAAGAAPPVALPLFAGGASEVSQVFRKALPLCNFAQTPAQAAQRLRQEAGGLEADSIAAITIRASEAAVRYPGCDGTGPFARVLQAKMSIPFCVAAALCHGAVEEAHFALPADPALLRLVGLARLEADDAATAAFPARQGAEVIVTLRDGRRLSAALPDLLPADAAMVRQRCRAAAAERLGGARAAQLEAAFAGLATLDDVGAALRLAEPAA; this comes from the coding sequence GTGAGCCCGCCGCTCGCCGCGCGCCTGGCGGAGGAATTGCTGCAGGCAGCGCCGCCACCCGCCGTGGCGCCGGAGGTGACGCTCTGCCTGCTGGACTTCATCGCCTGCGCGCTGGAAGCGCGCGACACGGCGCCGAGCCGCGCGGCCCGCGCCCTGGCCGCGACCGAGCCCGGGGAGGCCAGCATCATCGGCCTCTCGGCCCGCGCCTCGCCTGGCGCCGCCGCCTTCGCCAATGCGGCGGCCGGCCACGGCCTGGTGCGCGAGGATATGCATGCCGGCGCCGTCAGCCATCTGGGTGTGGTGGTGCTGCCGGTGCTGCTGGCGCTGGCGCAGCGCCACCCTGTCGAGGGCCAGGCCTTCATCGCGGCCGCCGCGACCGGCTATGAGGTCGGCGCCGCTCTCGGCCGCGCTTTGGTCAATCCGCGCTTCAGCCGGCAATGGCGGCCCACGGGCTGGACCGGGCCGCTGGCCGCGGTCGCCGCCGGCGCCAGGCTGCTGGGCCTGACAGCGGCGCAGACCGCCTCCGCCCTCTGCCTGGCGGCCAACACGGTGGGCGGGTTGAACGAATGGCCGCGCGATGGCGGCGACGAGATGTTCTTCCACCCCGGCTTCGCCGCGCGCAATGCGCTGGCGGTGCTCGCCATGGCCGAGGCCGGCGCGGAGGGTTCGGCGACGGCGCTGGACGGCCCGGCGGGGCTGTTCGCCGCCGCCGGCGCCGCGCCGCCCGTTGCGCTGCCGCTTTTCGCCGGCGGTGCCTCGGAAGTGTCGCAGGTGTTCCGCAAGGCGCTGCCGCTCTGCAATTTCGCGCAGACGCCGGCCCAGGCGGCGCAGCGACTGCGCCAGGAGGCGGGCGGGCTGGAGGCGGATTCCATCGCCGCCATCACCATCCGCGCCTCGGAGGCAGCGGTGCGCTATCCGGGCTGTGACGGCACCGGGCCCTTCGCGCGGGTGCTGCAGGCGAAGATGAGCATCCCCTTCTGCGTCGCCGCCGCGCTGTGCCATGGCGCGGTGGAGGAGGCGCATTTCGCACTGCCGGCCGATCCCGCGCTGTTGCGCCTGGTCGGGCTGGCGCGGCTGGAGGCGGATGACGCGGCGACCGCCGCCTTCCCGGCGCGCCAGGGTGCGGAGGTGATCGTCACGCTGCGGGATGGGCGGCGCCTCTCCGCCGCGCTGCCAGACCTGCTGCCCGCCGATGCGGCCATGGTGCGCCAGCGCTGCCGCGCCGCGGCGGCGGAGCGGCTGGGCGGGGCGCGCGCGGCGCAGCTGGAAGCGGCTTTCGCCGGTCTCGCGACGCTGGACGATGTCGGCGCGGCGCTGCGCCTGGCCGAGCCCGCCGCATGA
- a CDS encoding N-acyl homoserine lactonase family protein, with protein sequence MTDTPTYEVFALRYAMREAMRSEHFIGGDPHDGPMPMDYFVWLIKGEGRSIVVDSGFTAEVAARRRRNYLRDPIDALRLLGCDVDTVQDVVLTHLHYDHVGNFHRFPVAQFHLQEADLHFACGRHMRHGFLRHSFEVEDVVGIVRLNFAERVRLYNGQVELAPGITLHPAPGHSAGLQFVRVNTARGPVVLASDVTHFYENMEKGRPFPTCVSIADMLESHEILRRAAPSPAHIIPGHDPEVMRRYPAVSPELEGIAVRLDVAPREDAA encoded by the coding sequence ATGACCGACACCCCGACCTATGAGGTCTTCGCCCTGCGCTACGCCATGCGCGAGGCGATGCGTTCCGAGCATTTCATCGGCGGTGACCCGCATGACGGCCCGATGCCGATGGATTATTTCGTCTGGCTCATCAAGGGCGAAGGGCGCAGCATCGTCGTCGATTCCGGCTTCACCGCCGAGGTCGCCGCCCGCCGCAGGCGCAACTATCTGCGCGACCCGATCGATGCGCTGCGCCTGCTCGGCTGCGATGTCGACACGGTGCAGGATGTCGTGCTGACGCATCTGCATTACGACCATGTCGGCAATTTCCACCGCTTCCCGGTGGCCCAGTTCCATCTGCAGGAGGCCGACCTGCATTTCGCCTGCGGGCGGCATATGCGGCACGGCTTCCTGCGCCATTCCTTCGAGGTGGAGGATGTCGTCGGCATCGTCCGGCTGAACTTCGCCGAGCGGGTGCGGCTCTATAACGGGCAGGTGGAGCTGGCGCCCGGCATCACCCTGCATCCGGCGCCGGGCCATTCGGCCGGGCTGCAATTTGTGCGCGTCAACACGGCGCGCGGCCCCGTCGTGCTGGCCTCCGACGTGACGCATTTCTACGAGAATATGGAGAAGGGCAGGCCCTTCCCGACCTGCGTCAGCATCGCCGACATGCTGGAAAGCCACGAGATCCTGCGCCGCGCGGCACCGAGCCCGGCGCATATCATCCCCGGCCACGATCCGGAGGTGATGCGCCGCTACCCCGCCGTCTCGCCAGAGCTGGAGGGTATCGCGGTGCGGCTGGATGTGGCGCCGCGGGAGGATGCGGCGTGA
- a CDS encoding ABC transporter ATP-binding protein has translation MLALEGVEIRYGGLVALRDVSLQVNQGEVVAVIGPNGAGKTTLFKAISGVVPLAAGRITLEGEQLDRLPPAERPHRGIAHVPEGRQVFSDLSVEENLQLGTIALRDRNAAGRSLERCYDLFPVLRERRNQLAGSLSGGQQQMLAIGRGIASEPRLLMLDEPSMGLAPTIVDTIFEAVQRLNREAGLTVLIVEQRAIEAIEACDRGYVLSTGEVVMRGTRSELLADKGLREAYLGA, from the coding sequence ATGCTGGCACTTGAAGGGGTCGAGATCCGCTATGGCGGCCTAGTGGCGCTGCGCGACGTGTCGCTGCAGGTGAACCAGGGCGAGGTCGTGGCCGTGATCGGCCCGAACGGCGCCGGCAAGACGACGCTGTTCAAGGCGATCTCCGGCGTGGTGCCGCTCGCCGCCGGCCGCATCACGCTGGAGGGCGAGCAGCTCGACCGCCTGCCGCCGGCGGAGCGTCCGCATCGAGGCATCGCCCATGTGCCGGAGGGGCGGCAGGTCTTCAGCGATCTCAGCGTTGAGGAGAATCTGCAGCTCGGCACCATCGCGCTGCGTGACCGCAATGCGGCGGGACGCAGCCTGGAGCGCTGCTACGATTTGTTCCCGGTGCTGCGGGAGCGGCGGAACCAGCTGGCCGGCTCGCTCTCCGGCGGGCAGCAGCAGATGCTGGCGATCGGCCGCGGCATCGCCTCCGAACCCCGCCTGCTGATGTTGGACGAGCCCTCCATGGGCCTCGCCCCCACCATCGTCGACACGATCTTCGAGGCGGTGCAGCGGCTCAACCGCGAGGCGGGGCTGACCGTGCTGATCGTCGAGCAGCGCGCCATCGAGGCGATCGAGGCCTGCGACCGCGGCTATGTGCTCTCCACCGGGGAGGTGGTGATGCGCGGCACGCGCTCCGAGCTGCTGGCCGACAAGGGCCTGCGCGAAGCCTATCTCGGCGCATGA
- a CDS encoding SDR family NAD(P)-dependent oxidoreductase, with translation MSGRAIVTGAGSGIGAATVRRLVAGGWRVACLDRNAEAARAVAGDQPVIAVDVADEAAVIAAIAEADSALGGIDALATCAGIYETTPFFDSTAETFRRVHEVNVIGTFLCLREAAKRMRRGGRICTVGSVAGLRGGGLAGTASYATSKGAVMTLTKSAARELGPRGIAVNTVAPGMIDTPFAAAPLANPEIRARIEGMTSFHRLGTPEEIAEVIAWLLSPAAAYLHGSTVVADGGMVMQ, from the coding sequence GTGAGCGGGCGGGCCATCGTCACCGGCGCCGGCAGCGGCATCGGCGCCGCGACCGTGCGGCGCCTGGTCGCGGGGGGCTGGCGCGTCGCCTGCCTGGACCGCAATGCCGAGGCGGCCCGCGCCGTCGCCGGTGACCAGCCCGTGATCGCCGTCGACGTGGCGGATGAGGCGGCGGTGATCGCCGCCATCGCGGAAGCGGATTCGGCGCTGGGCGGTATCGACGCGCTGGCCACCTGCGCCGGCATCTACGAGACCACGCCCTTCTTCGACAGCACGGCCGAGACTTTTCGGCGTGTGCACGAGGTCAATGTCATCGGCACCTTCCTCTGCCTGCGCGAGGCCGCGAAGCGCATGCGGCGCGGCGGGCGCATCTGCACCGTGGGCAGTGTCGCGGGCCTGCGCGGGGGTGGCCTCGCCGGCACTGCCTCCTACGCCACCAGCAAGGGCGCGGTGATGACGCTGACCAAATCGGCGGCGCGCGAACTGGGTCCGCGCGGCATCGCCGTCAACACCGTGGCGCCCGGCATGATCGACACGCCCTTTGCCGCAGCACCGCTGGCCAATCCCGAGATCCGCGCGCGCATCGAGGGCATGACCAGCTTCCACCGCCTGGGCACGCCGGAGGAGATCGCCGAGGTGATCGCCTGGCTGCTCTCCCCCGCCGCCGCCTATTTGCATGGCAGCACGGTGGTGGCGGATGGCGGCATGGTGATGCAGTGA